The Paenibacillus sp. RUD330 genome has a segment encoding these proteins:
- a CDS encoding autoinducer 2 ABC transporter substrate-binding protein has protein sequence MARKTMLLGLIFLLMSACQARSGPPYEIIYTLNKGTEAPSQERSSAAPKPRIALVAKGIDIPYFIYAGEGAKQAGNDLGVDVIYAGPKTAGASGQIQVIEELIRQKVDMIAVSAADPDKLLTVLRQARAAGIRVITWDADTQSSGREFFVNMADPETVGRHLMDLLAGAMGDKGSFAVMTGSESAANAGEWLRWIRIQQQEYYPAMKLVEVASIDEDPVKAKLAARRLLSAYPDLGGMIGISSVVPPAAAEALEEAGRQGKVKLTGLSNPLLMSPYLKRDTAQTATLWSPKKLGYLTIAMGNNLLNGIPPADGQNIPGVGKIRMSGNTVVMGEPLDFTKENVDEYDF, from the coding sequence GTGGCGAGGAAAACGATGCTGTTGGGCTTGATTTTTCTGCTGATGTCGGCTTGTCAGGCAAGGAGCGGCCCCCCTTACGAAATCATCTATACCTTGAACAAAGGAACGGAGGCCCCCTCCCAGGAGCGGTCCTCAGCCGCCCCGAAGCCGAGAATCGCGCTCGTGGCCAAGGGCATCGATATTCCCTATTTCATCTATGCGGGAGAAGGGGCCAAGCAGGCAGGCAACGATCTCGGAGTCGACGTCATCTACGCAGGACCCAAGACGGCAGGGGCTTCGGGCCAGATCCAGGTCATCGAGGAGCTCATCCGGCAAAAGGTCGACATGATCGCCGTGTCGGCGGCAGATCCGGACAAGCTGCTGACCGTGCTTCGTCAGGCCCGGGCAGCCGGCATCCGCGTCATCACCTGGGATGCCGACACGCAGTCGAGCGGACGGGAATTCTTCGTCAACATGGCCGATCCCGAGACGGTCGGGCGCCATCTGATGGATTTGCTCGCTGGCGCGATGGGCGACAAAGGCAGCTTTGCCGTGATGACAGGCTCGGAATCGGCGGCGAACGCCGGCGAATGGCTGCGCTGGATCCGTATCCAGCAGCAGGAATACTATCCGGCGATGAAGCTGGTGGAGGTCGCCTCCATCGACGAGGACCCCGTCAAGGCCAAGCTCGCCGCGCGGCGCCTGCTGAGCGCTTATCCCGATCTCGGAGGCATGATCGGCATCTCCTCCGTCGTCCCTCCGGCTGCAGCCGAGGCACTGGAGGAAGCGGGCAGGCAAGGCAAGGTCAAGCTGACCGGCTTGTCGAATCCGCTGCTGATGAGCCCTTATCTCAAGCGGGACACTGCGCAGACGGCGACTCTCTGGAGCCCGAAAAAGCTCGGTTATCTCACTATCGCCATGGGGAACAACCTGTTGAACGGAATCCCTCCTGCGGATGGACAGAATATTCCCGGCGTAGGCAAAATCCGGATGTCCGGCAATACGGTCGTCATGGGAGAGCCGCTCGACTTTACGAAGGAGAACGTGGACGAGTATGATTTTTGA
- a CDS encoding L-fucose/L-arabinose isomerase family protein, whose product MTVAEPIKPARKARVGLYSVGLRAYWEQFPGLRERLESYGRFIENRLSEWAEVCHYGLVDTEAEGRLAGEWFNRQDVDLVFCHAATYTTSSAVLPVHQLNKAPAVFLNLQPAARLDYEETTTGEWLAQCGACPVPEFSNAFNRAGIPFRVVNGLLGLDFTPPEAMASETTHERIEAVRAWHEIREWALAAAVPRTLKRSRFGFLGNTYSGMLDMYSDFTMIQAQTGLHVEVLEMCDLDRLLRTVAPEEIRSKREEVAAMFQVTGSSSTDPIAGMPSEEQLDWSCRVAAAQEKLVREYDLDALAYYYHGAAGGEYEKLQGGFIVGHSLLTARGIPCAGEGDLKTALAMKICDILGTGGSFSEIIVTDYVDGTILLGHDGPFHIDIAEGKPLLRGMGLYHGKQGTGVSVEAKVAPGPVTTLNVTQTGDGRLKLISSEGESTKGPIMRIGNTQTPVRFREHPDAYMARWFAEAPTHHCAMSVGHNASLFAKAAELLNLKHIVM is encoded by the coding sequence ATGACCGTTGCTGAACCGATCAAGCCCGCCCGCAAAGCCCGGGTCGGCCTATATTCCGTAGGATTGAGGGCATACTGGGAGCAATTCCCTGGCTTGCGGGAGCGTCTGGAGAGCTACGGACGCTTCATTGAGAACAGGCTGTCCGAATGGGCGGAGGTCTGTCATTACGGCCTGGTCGATACCGAAGCGGAAGGCCGGCTCGCAGGGGAGTGGTTCAACCGCCAGGACGTGGATCTGGTCTTCTGCCACGCGGCCACGTATACGACGAGCTCAGCCGTATTGCCCGTCCACCAGCTGAACAAGGCTCCGGCCGTGTTCCTCAACCTGCAGCCCGCCGCAAGGCTCGACTACGAGGAGACGACAACCGGAGAGTGGCTGGCGCAATGCGGCGCATGCCCCGTGCCGGAGTTCTCCAATGCGTTCAACCGGGCGGGCATCCCGTTCCGGGTCGTGAACGGCCTGCTCGGTCTGGACTTCACTCCGCCTGAAGCGATGGCGAGCGAGACGACCCATGAGCGCATCGAGGCGGTCCGTGCCTGGCATGAGATTCGGGAATGGGCGCTCGCTGCCGCCGTGCCCCGCACGCTGAAGCGCAGCCGGTTCGGATTCCTCGGAAATACGTACAGCGGAATGCTGGACATGTACAGCGACTTCACGATGATCCAGGCTCAGACGGGATTGCATGTGGAAGTGCTGGAAATGTGCGATCTGGACCGGCTTCTGCGCACGGTCGCTCCGGAGGAGATCCGCAGCAAGCGGGAAGAAGTCGCCGCCATGTTCCAAGTGACGGGCTCTTCCTCGACCGATCCCATCGCGGGCATGCCGAGCGAGGAGCAGCTCGACTGGTCCTGCCGCGTCGCTGCGGCCCAGGAGAAGCTGGTGCGGGAATACGATCTCGATGCGCTGGCCTACTATTACCACGGGGCGGCGGGGGGCGAGTACGAAAAGCTGCAGGGAGGCTTCATCGTCGGCCATTCGCTGCTGACTGCAAGAGGCATTCCTTGCGCCGGCGAAGGCGATCTCAAAACGGCGCTTGCGATGAAGATATGCGATATTCTCGGAACCGGAGGCAGCTTCTCCGAAATCATCGTGACGGATTATGTCGACGGGACCATTCTGCTCGGGCATGACGGTCCTTTCCATATCGACATCGCCGAGGGCAAGCCGCTGCTGCGGGGAATGGGGCTGTATCACGGCAAGCAGGGAACCGGCGTCTCGGTGGAAGCCAAGGTCGCTCCCGGACCGGTGACGACGCTGAACGTGACCCAGACGGGTGACGGCCGGCTCAAGCTGATCAGCAGCGAGGGTGAGTCGACCAAGGGACCGATCATGAGGATAGGCAATACGCAGACGCCGGTCCGCTTCCGCGAGCATCCGGACGCCTATATGGCTAGGTGGTTCGCAGAAGCGCCGACCCATCACTGCGCGATGTCGGTCGGCCATAACGCGAGCCTGTTCGCCAAGGCGGCCGAGCTGCTGAATCTGAAGCATATCGTCATGTGA
- a CDS encoding DeoR/GlpR family DNA-binding transcription regulator, translating to MLVAERYEKIIGLINENGSMRVSELSRLCEVTEETIRRDLARLEAAGQLRRSHGGAVSLKNQNLQPEIPYALREVAHAAEKRRIAEEAIKLILPRDRIFLDASTTAWYMASMLPDMEMTVLTNSVKVTMELASKEQIRVITAGGMLTQSSLSFVGPLTERSLESYYVDKLFFSCRGIHPERGISESNELQARIKAMMVERAGQAYLLADSSKFGVQAFTHVAAIGDVSMIVADDGLGEDMAESLRKQNIPLTLVGMEE from the coding sequence ATGCTAGTTGCTGAGCGCTACGAGAAAATCATCGGCCTGATAAACGAAAACGGCAGCATGCGGGTATCGGAGCTCAGCCGTCTGTGCGAAGTAACGGAGGAGACGATCCGCCGCGATCTCGCCAGGCTGGAGGCCGCCGGACAGCTGCGCCGTTCGCATGGAGGCGCGGTCAGCCTGAAAAACCAGAACCTGCAGCCTGAAATTCCCTATGCGCTGCGCGAAGTGGCCCATGCCGCGGAGAAACGCCGGATCGCCGAGGAAGCGATCAAGCTGATCCTTCCCCGCGACCGCATCTTTCTCGATGCCAGCACGACAGCCTGGTACATGGCCTCGATGCTGCCGGATATGGAGATGACCGTATTGACCAATTCGGTGAAGGTGACGATGGAGCTCGCCTCCAAGGAGCAGATCCGCGTCATTACAGCGGGCGGGATGCTGACTCAGAGCTCGCTGTCCTTTGTCGGACCGCTTACCGAACGGTCGCTGGAATCCTATTACGTGGACAAGCTGTTCTTCTCGTGCCGGGGTATCCATCCCGAACGGGGAATCAGCGAATCCAACGAGCTTCAGGCGCGGATCAAGGCGATGATGGTCGAGCGGGCAGGCCAGGCGTATCTGCTCGCGGACAGCAGCAAGTTCGGCGTCCAGGCGTTCACGCATGTCGCCGCGATCGGAGATGTCAGCATGATCGTCGCGGACGATGGCCTCGGAGAGGATATGGCGGAGTCTCTGCGCAAGCAAAATATTCCGCTTACGCTGGTCGGCATGGAAGAGTGA
- a CDS encoding LUD domain-containing protein, producing MAETHKQLLERLEMQSRRKQEKFFGMIAGRMGRGRLTEPPEHPYKGAPDFWNGLEWTAQEKIERFVSQFISVGGHAAYVSTEAEAGAYIAAKAMEMKARTLLRQNQPGLDRLSLEARLPHTDIQVWNSREREDWKAVAAAADFGVVEADYGAAYTGSVIVLSDGGKGRSVSLLPAVLIVLMPLSRLFTRMGEVLEKVATGGREGMPAGMHFISGPSRSADIENDLTIGVHGPGIVHVLICGDR from the coding sequence ATGGCTGAAACGCATAAGCAGCTTCTGGAACGGCTCGAGATGCAGTCGCGCCGCAAGCAGGAGAAATTTTTCGGCATGATCGCCGGCCGGATGGGGCGCGGCCGGCTGACCGAGCCGCCGGAGCATCCGTACAAGGGAGCACCCGACTTCTGGAACGGCCTGGAATGGACGGCTCAGGAGAAGATCGAAAGGTTCGTCTCGCAGTTCATCTCCGTTGGCGGGCATGCCGCCTATGTATCGACGGAGGCCGAAGCCGGCGCTTACATCGCCGCCAAGGCCATGGAAATGAAAGCCCGGACGCTGCTCCGGCAAAATCAGCCGGGTCTGGATCGGCTCTCCCTGGAGGCTCGCCTGCCTCATACGGATATCCAAGTGTGGAACAGCCGCGAGCGGGAGGACTGGAAGGCAGTCGCGGCCGCGGCCGATTTTGGCGTCGTGGAAGCGGACTACGGAGCGGCCTATACGGGCTCCGTCATCGTCCTGTCGGACGGCGGCAAGGGCAGATCGGTCAGTCTGCTGCCGGCCGTGCTCATCGTCCTCATGCCTCTGAGCCGGCTGTTTACGAGAATGGGCGAGGTGCTGGAGAAGGTTGCCACCGGGGGGCGGGAAGGGATGCCGGCCGGCATGCATTTCATCTCGGGTCCGAGCCGCTCGGCCGACATCGAGAACGACCTCACGATCGGCGTGCACGGTCCCGGCATCGTCCATGTATTGATCTGCGGAGACCGATAG
- a CDS encoding LutB/LldF family L-lactate oxidation iron-sulfur protein, giving the protein MKAVKSSVKERADAALGDEFLRNAVKFTTERLRSGKLLASEEHGNWELWRERGRQIRLHTVAHLDYYLERFVANARLNGAHVHFASDSAEAVQLALAVAASKKARSVVKSKSMVTEELHLNHALEEQGIEAIETDLGEYIIQLAGETPSHIIIPAIHKNRHQIAELLSKEAGRTLEPDTAVLAGFVRQKLRDKFLEADIGMTGCNFAVAETGSIVLFENEGNARMVSTVPKTQITLMGMERIVPSWDDLEVMATLLPRSATGQKLTVYMSGISGPRRDEDADGPEEMHVIIVDNGRSNQLGDPEFQELLNCIRCGACLNACPVYRHIGGHAYGGTYSGPIGAVLAPSLNRNVAEWDDIANASSLCGACYEACPVKIPLHDMLVYLRRRKVESGHGSKAEAIGMKGFAAVAGGSGRMGAALKLGKIGQKLIAKDGGIRIRLGPLKDWNAFRVTPALPSRSFRDDWGRIRKEAEQAPIFAEADVQQRMRDYLHFRDEGKDGHG; this is encoded by the coding sequence ATGAAGGCGGTCAAATCAAGCGTCAAGGAAAGAGCGGATGCCGCGCTGGGAGACGAGTTCCTCCGCAATGCGGTCAAGTTCACGACCGAAAGGCTGCGCAGCGGCAAGCTGCTGGCATCGGAGGAGCACGGCAATTGGGAGTTGTGGCGGGAGCGCGGGCGCCAGATCCGGCTCCATACGGTCGCTCATCTGGATTACTACCTGGAGCGGTTCGTTGCGAACGCCAGGCTGAACGGCGCGCATGTCCACTTCGCCTCCGATTCCGCCGAAGCCGTCCAGCTTGCGCTTGCGGTGGCTGCCAGCAAGAAAGCGCGCAGCGTCGTCAAATCCAAGTCGATGGTGACCGAGGAGCTCCATCTCAACCACGCGCTGGAGGAGCAGGGCATCGAAGCGATCGAGACCGATCTCGGCGAGTACATCATCCAGCTGGCGGGGGAGACTCCGTCGCATATCATCATTCCCGCCATCCACAAGAACAGGCATCAGATCGCCGAGCTGCTGTCCAAGGAAGCGGGCCGCACGCTGGAGCCGGATACTGCGGTTCTGGCCGGCTTCGTGCGGCAGAAGCTGCGCGATAAATTCCTGGAGGCCGATATCGGCATGACGGGCTGCAATTTCGCCGTCGCGGAGACCGGCTCGATCGTGCTGTTCGAGAACGAGGGCAATGCGCGCATGGTCAGCACCGTGCCGAAAACACAGATCACGCTGATGGGCATGGAGCGGATAGTGCCGTCCTGGGACGATCTCGAGGTGATGGCGACGCTGCTGCCGCGCTCCGCGACCGGGCAGAAGCTGACCGTCTACATGTCCGGCATCAGCGGGCCGAGGCGGGACGAAGATGCTGACGGTCCCGAGGAGATGCATGTCATCATCGTGGACAACGGCCGCTCGAACCAGCTCGGCGATCCGGAATTCCAGGAGCTGCTCAACTGCATCCGCTGCGGCGCCTGCCTCAACGCCTGTCCGGTCTACCGCCATATCGGCGGACACGCCTACGGCGGCACCTACAGCGGCCCGATCGGCGCTGTGCTTGCTCCTTCGCTCAACCGCAACGTGGCGGAGTGGGACGACATCGCCAACGCCTCTAGCCTGTGCGGAGCCTGTTACGAAGCCTGTCCGGTGAAAATACCTCTGCATGACATGCTTGTCTATCTGCGCAGACGCAAGGTGGAAAGCGGACATGGCAGCAAGGCGGAAGCGATCGGCATGAAAGGCTTCGCCGCCGTCGCGGGCGGCTCGGGCCGAATGGGCGCCGCGCTGAAGCTCGGCAAGATCGGCCAGAAGCTCATTGCCAAGGACGGAGGCATCCGAATCCGGCTTGGACCGCTCAAGGACTGGAATGCTTTCCGGGTGACGCCGGCCTTGCCTAGCCGCTCGTTCAGGGACGACTGGGGAAGAATCCGCAAGGAAGCGGAGCAGGCTCCGATTTTCGCGGAAGCGGATGTGCAGCAGCGGATGCGGGATTACCTTCATTTCCGGGACGAAGGGAAGGATGGACATGGCTGA
- a CDS encoding (Fe-S)-binding protein, which produces MKVSLFITCLSDALFPRAGEAMVRLLARCGVQLDFPTVQTCCGQPAYNSGYWEEARATARTILDAFEDSDFVVSPSGSCTYMVHHYPELFKDEPAYRDKARALERKTFEFTQFLVQVLGITDLGAEFPHKVTYHPSCHGSRLLGIKDEPMELLSNVKGLDFVPLPYAQDCCGFGGTFAVKMGNISGAMVTEKADHVLESEAEVLVGLDLACLMNIAGNLRYRGEPVRVMHLAELLDEGVRAG; this is translated from the coding sequence ATGAAAGTTTCGCTGTTCATCACCTGTCTCAGCGACGCGCTCTTCCCGCGCGCCGGAGAAGCGATGGTCAGGCTGCTCGCCCGCTGCGGCGTCCAGCTCGACTTCCCGACCGTGCAGACCTGCTGCGGCCAGCCCGCTTACAACAGCGGGTATTGGGAGGAGGCGCGGGCGACGGCGCGGACGATTCTGGATGCTTTCGAGGACAGCGACTTCGTCGTGTCTCCGTCCGGCTCCTGCACGTATATGGTCCACCATTATCCGGAGCTGTTCAAAGACGAGCCCGCCTATCGGGACAAAGCCCGCGCGCTGGAGCGCAAGACGTTCGAATTCACCCAGTTTCTCGTCCAAGTGCTCGGAATCACGGATCTCGGCGCCGAATTCCCCCACAAAGTAACGTATCATCCCTCCTGCCACGGCAGCCGCCTGCTCGGCATCAAGGACGAGCCGATGGAGCTGCTGAGCAATGTCAAAGGGCTGGACTTCGTTCCGCTGCCCTATGCCCAGGACTGCTGCGGCTTCGGAGGCACGTTCGCCGTTAAGATGGGCAATATCTCCGGCGCGATGGTGACGGAGAAGGCCGATCATGTGCTGGAATCGGAGGCCGAGGTGCTCGTAGGGCTCGATCTGGCCTGCCTGATGAACATTGCCGGCAATCTCCGCTACCGCGGCGAGCCGGTGCGGGTCATGCATCTGGCGGAGCTGCTGGACGAGGGGGTGCGAGCGGGATGA
- a CDS encoding rhamnulokinase family protein codes for MSDILAFDLGAGSGRAIAGRIRGGRIETTEIHRFRNEPVLVAGRLHWNLLGLHQEIKNGLRKTLRQGIPVSSLAIDSWAVDFGFIGADGALLGNPLHYRDEGTLGMMDEVTSLVSAQEIFSRTGIQFQPFNTIYQLYGLVRRQSPQLAAAERMLMIPELLRYFLTGEAVGEFTTCSTTQLFNPSTMDWDGELIAKLGLSPSWFGRVAQPGSAAGSLQASVRKELGAGPIAVFTAAEHDTASAVVAVPSLQRNFAYLSCGTWSLLGTELDAPILSEEARSLNFTNEGGACGTFRLLKNIMGLWLLQESRREWERAGLPLEFPELVCMAAESMPFASLIDPDAPSFLPPGDMPGRIRAYCEATGQRAPRGPGATARCILESLALKYRQVLEQTEQLSGQAFDGLHMVGGGIHNELLCQWTANAIGRPVWAGPAEGSAIGNLAVQWIASGELGGLGEARGLIRDSFPVQVYEPRDPEAWDEAFGRFKALIG; via the coding sequence ATGTCGGATATTCTCGCCTTCGACCTCGGAGCGGGCAGCGGCAGGGCAATCGCCGGGCGCATCCGCGGCGGCCGCATCGAGACGACAGAGATCCACCGCTTCCGGAACGAACCGGTCTTAGTTGCCGGACGGCTGCACTGGAATCTGCTCGGACTGCATCAGGAGATCAAGAACGGGCTTCGCAAGACGCTGCGGCAAGGGATTCCGGTGTCCAGCCTCGCCATCGACTCCTGGGCGGTGGACTTCGGCTTCATCGGAGCGGACGGGGCTCTGCTGGGCAATCCGCTGCATTACCGGGATGAAGGGACGCTCGGGATGATGGACGAGGTGACGAGCCTCGTCTCCGCACAGGAAATCTTCTCCCGCACGGGCATCCAGTTCCAGCCCTTCAACACCATCTATCAGCTGTACGGACTGGTCCGCCGGCAGTCTCCGCAGCTGGCAGCTGCGGAGCGGATGCTGATGATTCCGGAGCTGCTGCGTTATTTCCTCACCGGAGAAGCCGTGGGAGAATTCACCACCTGCAGCACGACCCAATTGTTCAATCCGTCCACGATGGATTGGGACGGGGAGCTTATCGCCAAGCTCGGCTTGTCGCCGTCCTGGTTCGGCCGCGTGGCGCAGCCGGGCTCGGCGGCGGGCAGCCTGCAAGCTTCCGTCCGCAAGGAGCTCGGCGCCGGTCCTATCGCCGTCTTTACCGCCGCGGAGCATGACACCGCATCGGCCGTCGTGGCCGTGCCTTCGCTGCAGCGGAATTTCGCCTATCTCAGCTGCGGCACCTGGTCGCTGCTCGGGACGGAGCTCGATGCCCCGATCTTAAGCGAGGAAGCACGCAGCCTCAACTTCACCAACGAAGGCGGCGCCTGCGGCACCTTCCGGCTCCTCAAGAACATCATGGGCCTGTGGCTGCTGCAGGAATCGCGGAGGGAGTGGGAACGGGCCGGACTGCCGCTGGAGTTCCCGGAGCTGGTGTGCATGGCGGCGGAGTCGATGCCTTTCGCCTCGCTCATCGACCCGGATGCGCCGTCGTTTCTGCCTCCCGGCGACATGCCGGGGCGGATCCGCGCATACTGCGAGGCGACCGGACAGAGAGCCCCTCGCGGACCCGGGGCGACGGCCCGCTGCATTCTGGAGAGCTTGGCGCTCAAGTACCGCCAGGTTCTGGAGCAGACCGAGCAGCTGTCCGGACAGGCGTTCGACGGCTTGCATATGGTCGGCGGCGGCATCCACAACGAGCTGCTCTGCCAATGGACGGCGAATGCAATCGGGCGGCCGGTCTGGGCGGGCCCTGCGGAAGGCAGCGCCATCGGCAATCTGGCCGTGCAATGGATCGCCTCCGGCGAGCTGGGCGGCCTCGGCGAAGCCCGCGGCCTGATCCGGGATTCGTTCCCGGTCCAGGTCTACGAGCCTCGGGACCCGGAGGCCTGGGACGAAGCCTTCGGCAGGTTCAAGGCCCTGATCGGCTAG
- the rhaA gene encoding L-rhamnose isomerase, whose amino-acid sequence MTTIPTETTEAYEAARKLYARHGIDTDSVLEELEKVKISVHCWQGDDVRGFLFRDRDLSGGISVTGSHPGAARTAEELRADMELAFSLIPGKHKVNLHAIYADTDEQVDLDGLEPRHFQKWVVWAKEQGLGLDFNPTCFSHDNSADGFTLSHSDPAIRRFWIEHCKASRRIGASFGEQLGQPCVTNIWVPDGYKDVPVDRLSPRRRLKESLDEIFAEDIDPAHNLDAVESKLFGLGSEAYVVGSHEFYMGYGMTSGKLICLDAGHFHPTEVISGKLSALSLFTSGILLHVSRPMRWDSDHVVVLDDELLEIGRELVRGGLLDTTHIGLDFFDASINRVAAWVIGTRNTIKSLLRAKLEPVEQLKAAELEGDYTTRLALTEELKSYPHGAVWDYYCATRGVPVREQWLDEVKSYERQVLLNRG is encoded by the coding sequence ATGACGACCATACCAACGGAAACAACCGAAGCTTACGAAGCGGCAAGGAAATTGTACGCCAGGCATGGAATCGATACGGATTCCGTTCTCGAAGAGCTGGAGAAGGTCAAAATCTCCGTGCATTGCTGGCAAGGAGACGACGTGCGCGGCTTCCTCTTCCGGGACCGGGATCTCAGCGGCGGCATCTCCGTCACCGGAAGCCATCCGGGAGCCGCCCGGACGGCGGAGGAGCTGCGGGCGGATATGGAGCTTGCGTTCTCGCTCATTCCGGGCAAGCACAAGGTCAATCTGCACGCGATCTACGCGGATACCGACGAGCAGGTCGACCTGGACGGGCTGGAGCCGCGCCATTTCCAGAAGTGGGTCGTCTGGGCCAAGGAGCAGGGACTGGGACTGGACTTCAATCCGACTTGCTTCTCCCATGACAACTCCGCCGACGGCTTCACGCTCAGCCATTCCGATCCGGCCATCCGCCGGTTCTGGATCGAGCACTGCAAGGCATCGCGCCGCATCGGCGCTTCCTTCGGCGAGCAGCTCGGCCAGCCATGCGTGACGAACATCTGGGTGCCCGACGGCTACAAGGATGTTCCGGTCGACCGGCTGTCCCCGCGCCGCCGGCTGAAGGAGTCGCTGGATGAGATTTTCGCGGAGGACATCGATCCCGCCCATAACCTGGATGCCGTCGAGAGCAAGCTGTTCGGCCTCGGCTCGGAAGCCTATGTCGTCGGCTCGCATGAGTTCTACATGGGCTATGGAATGACGAGCGGCAAGCTGATCTGCCTCGATGCCGGCCATTTCCATCCGACGGAGGTCATCTCCGGCAAGCTGTCCGCGCTGAGCCTGTTCACCAGCGGAATCCTGCTCCATGTCAGCCGCCCGATGCGCTGGGACAGCGACCATGTCGTCGTTCTCGACGACGAGCTGCTGGAGATCGGCCGCGAGCTTGTTCGCGGCGGCCTTCTGGATACGACCCATATCGGACTCGATTTCTTCGATGCCAGCATCAATCGCGTCGCGGCTTGGGTCATCGGAACCCGCAATACGATCAAATCGCTGCTGCGCGCCAAGCTGGAGCCGGTCGAGCAGCTCAAGGCGGCCGAACTTGAAGGCGATTACACGACCCGGCTTGCGCTGACGGAAGAGCTCAAGAGCTATCCGCATGGAGCGGTCTGGGACTACTACTGCGCTACCCGGGGCGTTCCCGTTCGCGAGCAGTGGCTCGATGAAGTCAAATCCTATGAGCGGCAGGTTCTGCTGAACCGGGGCTGA